From Chaetodon auriga isolate fChaAug3 chromosome 10, fChaAug3.hap1, whole genome shotgun sequence, a single genomic window includes:
- the lrtm1 gene encoding leucine-rich repeat and transmembrane domain-containing protein 1, whose translation MRVVLVCALLSLLSLSHACPKECSCNSNTKVVDCRGRGLYDIPRRLHPDTQELYLQDNRIRGLGSMAFREIPLVRILDLSNNSITSVSPTALLGLRTLQRLSLAHNSLRELDKRLLGPIRSLSHLDLSHNSLWGFPGAMGDSLRNLSHLGLAHNRLTRMDRSLLEALTHLDSLTLRGNPWRCDCQLIGLKLWLETYLFKGGVVDEVICSQPEDMRDRDLQKVPYQLFHTCMTTSYHYLFANIHHLESERLLRGHTHGNHAHPSSHALHVPMAMGEGFGGGGGGGGGGGGSLPECEAKQRQRPVNLRHAIATVIITGVVCGIVCLMMLAAAVYGCAYAAIMAKYQRELKKNEELAAAQGADHATADEKEPLENAIA comes from the exons ATGAGAG TGGTACTGGTGTgtgccctcctctccctcctgtctttGTCACATGCCTGTCCAAAGGAGTGTAGCTGCAACAGCAACACCAAAGTAGTGGACTGCCGGGGGCGAGGCCTGTATGACATCCCCCGACGACTGCATCCAGACACCCAAGAACTGTATCTTCAAGACAACCGTATCAGGGGGCTGGGATCGATGGCTTTCCGAGAAATACCGCTTGTCCGCATTCTCGATCTATCTAATAACTCTATAACATCTGTTTCACCGACTGCTCTGCTGGGTCTCAGAACTCTACAGCGCCTCAGCCTGGCCCACAACAGCCTGAGAGAGCTTGACAAGCGGTTGCTTGGACCTATCCGCTCGCTTTCACACCTCGACCTCTCGCACAACAG CCTGTGGGGTTTCCCTGGAGCCATGGGGGACAGTTTGAGGAACCTTAGCCACCTGGGGCTAGCGCACAACAGGCTAACACGAATGGACCGCTCCCTGTTGGAGGCCCTAACCCACCTGGACAGCCTCACACTACGAGGCAACCCCTGGAGGTGTGACTGCCAGCTCATAGGCCTCAAACTCTGGCTGGAGACCTACCTCTTCAAAG GTGGAGTGGTGGATGAGGTGATTTGCTCTCAGCCAGAAGACATGAGGGACAGAGACCTGCAGAAAGTCCCCTATCAGCTCTTCCACACCTGCATGACCACAAGCTACCACTACCTGTTCGCTAACATACACCACCTGGAGTCTGAGAGGTTACTGCGAGGCCACACCCATGGCAACCACGCTCATCCCTCTAGCCACGCTCTCCACGTCCCCATGGCAATGGGGGAGGGCTTTGGcggtgggggaggaggaggaggaggagggggagggagtcTTCCAGAGTGTGAAGCTAAGCAGAGGCAGCGGCCTGTCAACTTGCGCCACGCAATTGCCACAGTGATCATCACCGGCGTAGTGTGTGGGATCGTGTGTCTGATGatgctggctgcagcagtgtATGGCTGTGCCTACGCTGCTATCATGGCCAAATATCAACGGGAGCTAAAGAAGAACGAGGAGTTGGCAGCGGCGCAGGGGGCAGATCATGCCACAGCAGATGAAAAGGAACCACTGGAGAATGCTATCGCCTAG